From one Streptomyces sp. N50 genomic stretch:
- a CDS encoding prenyltransferase/squalene oxidase repeat-containing protein, with the protein MTTPRTEHLVLPGVLTAEQAAATVAGILAVQREDGAIPWFRGHHLDPWDHTEAAMALDAAGEHEAAERAYNWLARHQNEDGSWFAAYADGDARDVTDRGRETNFVAYIAVGVWHHYLATGDDTFLDRLWPNVFAAVEFVLRLQQPGGQIGWKREDDGTDTVDALLTGSSSIHQALRCALAIAEQREEPQPDWELAVGALRHAIRRHPERFLDKDRYSMDWYYPVLGGALTGVEAKSRVEEGWSRFVVPGLGVRCVVPNPWVTGGESAELALALWVLGESDRALEILQSIQHLRDSESGLYWTGYVFDDDAVWPRELTTWTAGSLLLAVAALGGHDATCAVFGAEHLPLGLDPDCC; encoded by the coding sequence GTGACCACTCCCCGGACAGAGCACCTCGTCCTGCCCGGGGTCCTCACCGCGGAGCAGGCCGCCGCGACCGTCGCGGGCATCCTCGCCGTGCAGCGGGAGGACGGGGCGATCCCGTGGTTCCGGGGCCATCACCTCGACCCGTGGGACCACACCGAGGCCGCGATGGCGCTGGACGCGGCGGGGGAGCACGAGGCGGCGGAGCGGGCGTACAACTGGCTTGCGCGGCACCAGAACGAGGACGGGTCGTGGTTCGCCGCCTACGCCGACGGTGACGCGCGGGACGTGACCGACCGGGGGCGTGAGACCAACTTCGTCGCCTACATAGCCGTAGGCGTGTGGCATCACTACCTCGCGACCGGTGACGACACGTTCCTGGACCGGCTGTGGCCGAACGTCTTCGCCGCGGTCGAGTTCGTGCTGCGGCTTCAGCAGCCGGGCGGGCAGATCGGGTGGAAGCGGGAGGACGACGGTACGGACACGGTGGACGCGCTGCTGACCGGTTCCTCGTCGATCCACCAGGCGTTGCGGTGTGCGCTCGCCATCGCCGAACAGCGTGAAGAGCCGCAGCCCGACTGGGAGTTGGCGGTCGGGGCGCTGCGGCACGCCATCCGGCGGCATCCTGAACGGTTCCTGGACAAGGACCGGTACTCGATGGACTGGTACTACCCGGTGCTGGGTGGTGCGTTGACCGGTGTGGAGGCCAAGTCCCGGGTGGAGGAGGGCTGGAGCCGGTTCGTCGTGCCGGGTCTTGGGGTGCGGTGTGTCGTTCCCAACCCGTGGGTGACCGGTGGGGAGTCGGCTGAACTCGCCCTGGCGCTCTGGGTGTTGGGGGAGTCCGACCGGGCGTTGGAGATTCTCCAGTCCATTCAGCATCTGCGTGATTCTGAGAGCGGGCTGTACTGGACCGGGTATGTCTTCGACGACGATGCGGTGTGGCCGCGGGAGTTGACCACGTGGACTGCGGGGTCGTTGCTGCTTGCGGTGGCTGCGTTGGGTGGGCATGACGCGACGTGTGCGGTGTTTGGCGCGGAGCACTTGCCGTTGGGGCTGGATCCGGATTGTTGTTAG
- a CDS encoding class I SAM-dependent methyltransferase: MLTVDFSRFPLAPGDRVLDLGCGAGRHAFECYRRGAQVVALDQNAEEIREVAKWFAAMKEAGEAPAGATATAMEGDALQLPFPDESFDVVIISEVMEHIPDDKGVLAEMVRVLKPGGRIAITVPRYGPEKICWALSDAYHEVEGGHIRIYKADELLAKIREAGLKPYGTHHAHGLHSPYWWLKCAFGVDNDKALPVQAYHKLLVWDIMKKPLATRVAEQALNPLIGKSFVAYATKPHLPLAEAK; the protein is encoded by the coding sequence GTGCTGACCGTCGACTTCTCCCGGTTCCCGCTCGCCCCTGGCGACCGTGTCCTGGACCTCGGGTGCGGTGCCGGGCGGCACGCGTTCGAGTGTTATCGGCGAGGGGCACAGGTCGTCGCCCTCGACCAGAACGCCGAGGAGATCCGAGAGGTCGCCAAGTGGTTCGCGGCGATGAAGGAGGCCGGCGAGGCCCCCGCCGGAGCCACGGCGACCGCGATGGAGGGTGACGCGCTCCAACTCCCCTTCCCCGACGAGTCGTTCGACGTCGTGATCATCTCCGAGGTCATGGAGCACATCCCCGACGACAAGGGCGTGCTCGCCGAGATGGTCCGGGTGCTGAAGCCCGGCGGCCGGATCGCCATCACCGTCCCGCGCTACGGCCCCGAGAAGATCTGCTGGGCCCTGTCCGACGCCTACCACGAGGTCGAGGGCGGCCACATCCGCATCTACAAGGCGGACGAACTCCTCGCCAAGATCCGCGAGGCCGGCCTCAAGCCGTACGGCACGCACCACGCGCACGGGCTGCACTCGCCGTACTGGTGGCTGAAGTGCGCGTTCGGCGTGGACAACGACAAGGCGCTGCCGGTGCAGGCGTACCACAAGCTCCTGGTCTGGGACATCATGAAGAAACCCCTCGCCACCCGGGTCGCCGAACAGGCGCTGAACCCGCTGATCGGCAAGAGCTTCGTGGCCTACGCGACCAAGCCGCACCTTCCCCTGGCGGAAGCCAAGTGA
- a CDS encoding glycosyltransferase family 4 protein — MTAEASQAGPQEDLAADGERPLRIALLTYKGNPFCGGQGVYVRHLSRELARLGHRVEVIGSQPYPVLDEGYDGISLTELPSLDLYRSPDPFRTPKRDEYRDWIDALEVATMWTGGFPEPLTFSLRARRHLRARQGEFDIVHDNQTLGYGLLGDVGAPLVTTIHHPITVDRQLELDAAENWRQRMSKRRWYSFTQMQKRVARRLPTVLTVSGTSRQEIIDHLGVRDDRIHVVHIGADTDLFSPDPAVGQVPGRIVTTSSADVPLKGLVFLVEALAKVRTEHPDAHLIVVGKRPTEGPVAQSVERYGLEGAVDFVKGISDAELVDLVRSAEVACVPSLYEGFSLPAAEAMATGTPLVATTGGAIPEVAGRDGETCLAVPPGDPGALATALNRLLADPALRARLGAAGRERVLARFTWAKAAEGTVARYREAIPGRTTSPSPSPTSVTGVSSESRATC, encoded by the coding sequence GTGACCGCTGAGGCCAGTCAGGCGGGTCCCCAGGAGGACCTGGCAGCCGACGGCGAGCGACCGCTCCGTATCGCACTCCTCACCTATAAGGGGAACCCGTTCTGCGGGGGCCAGGGCGTCTACGTCCGCCACCTCTCCCGCGAGCTGGCCCGCCTCGGCCACCGCGTCGAGGTCATCGGCTCACAGCCCTACCCCGTCCTCGACGAGGGCTACGACGGCATCTCCCTGACCGAGCTGCCCTCGCTCGACCTCTACCGCTCGCCGGACCCCTTCCGCACCCCGAAGCGCGACGAGTACCGCGACTGGATCGACGCCCTCGAAGTGGCGACGATGTGGACCGGCGGCTTCCCCGAGCCCCTCACGTTCTCGCTCCGCGCCCGCCGCCATCTCCGCGCCAGGCAGGGCGAGTTCGACATCGTGCACGACAACCAGACGCTGGGGTACGGGTTGTTGGGGGATGTCGGCGCCCCGCTCGTCACCACGATCCACCACCCCATCACCGTGGACCGGCAGTTGGAGCTGGACGCGGCAGAGAACTGGCGCCAGCGCATGTCCAAGCGCCGCTGGTACTCCTTCACGCAGATGCAGAAGCGCGTCGCCCGCCGCCTGCCCACCGTGCTCACCGTCTCCGGTACCTCGCGCCAGGAGATCATCGACCACCTCGGCGTCCGCGACGATCGCATCCACGTCGTCCACATCGGCGCCGACACCGACCTGTTCTCCCCGGACCCGGCGGTCGGGCAGGTGCCGGGCCGGATCGTGACGACGTCCAGCGCGGACGTCCCCCTCAAGGGCCTCGTGTTCCTGGTCGAGGCCCTCGCGAAGGTCCGCACGGAACACCCCGACGCGCACCTGATCGTCGTAGGAAAGCGCCCCACCGAGGGCCCGGTCGCCCAGTCCGTCGAGCGCTACGGCCTCGAAGGCGCCGTCGACTTCGTGAAGGGCATCTCGGACGCCGAGTTGGTCGACCTGGTCCGCTCGGCGGAGGTCGCCTGCGTGCCCTCGCTGTACGAGGGCTTCTCCCTCCCGGCGGCGGAGGCGATGGCCACGGGCACGCCCCTCGTCGCCACGACCGGCGGGGCGATCCCGGAGGTCGCCGGACGCGACGGCGAGACCTGCCTGGCGGTACCGCCGGGGGACCCGGGCGCGCTCGCGACCGCCCTGAACCGACTCCTCGCCGACCCGGCGCTCCGGGCCCGCCTCGGCGCGGCGGGCCGCGAACGCGTCCTGGCCCGCTTCACCTGGGCGAAGGCGGCCGAGGGCACGGTGGCCCGCTACCGCGAGGCGATCCCCGGCCGTACGACTTCTCCCTCCCCCTCTCCGACCAGTGTTACCGGCGTCTCTTCCGAAAGCAGGGCCACGTGCTGA
- a CDS encoding TetR family transcriptional regulator produces the protein MPAQAKPEATARTSPPLTERQEARRRRILHASAQLASRGGFDAVQMREVAESSQVALGTLYRYFPSKVHLLVATMQDQLEHMHGTLRKKPPGGDTAAERVAETLMRAFRALQREPHLADAMVRALTFADRSVSPEVDQVSRQTTVIILDAMGLEHPTPEQLSAVRVIEHTWHSALITWLSGRASIAQVKIDIETVCRLIDLTEPGGDR, from the coding sequence ATGCCAGCGCAAGCCAAGCCCGAAGCCACTGCGCGGACCTCGCCGCCCCTCACCGAGCGGCAGGAGGCCCGGCGCCGCCGCATCCTGCACGCGAGCGCGCAGCTGGCCAGCCGGGGCGGGTTCGACGCGGTGCAGATGCGGGAGGTCGCGGAGTCCTCGCAGGTCGCGCTCGGCACGCTGTACCGGTACTTCCCGTCCAAGGTGCATCTCCTGGTCGCCACGATGCAGGACCAGTTGGAGCACATGCACGGCACGCTGCGGAAGAAGCCGCCGGGCGGTGACACGGCGGCCGAGCGGGTCGCGGAGACCCTGATGCGGGCCTTCCGCGCACTCCAGCGCGAGCCGCATCTCGCCGACGCGATGGTCCGCGCGCTGACCTTCGCGGACCGCAGTGTCTCCCCCGAGGTCGATCAGGTGTCGCGGCAGACCACGGTGATCATCCTGGACGCGATGGGCCTCGAACACCCCACGCCCGAGCAGCTGTCGGCGGTCCGGGTCATCGAGCACACCTGGCACTCGGCGCTGATCACCTGGCTCTCGGGGCGGGCGTCGATCGCCCAGGTGAAGATCGACATCGAGACGGTGTGCCGGTTGATCGATCTCACGGAGCCGGGCGGGGACCGATGA
- a CDS encoding peptidase inhibitor family I36 protein, whose amino-acid sequence MKRILAKAGIALGSVALATTGAFITAAPANAALSDCPSGGLCAYLGVNGSGDPGVVYGDNTNLLQYNKFNNAESLYNNGNSCNVRIYSGTGYTGSSYILAKGYYNGSLANTVYWHNVASNDWCV is encoded by the coding sequence ATGAAGCGGATCCTGGCCAAGGCCGGCATCGCCCTGGGAAGCGTGGCCCTGGCCACCACCGGCGCGTTCATCACCGCCGCACCCGCGAACGCGGCACTGTCGGACTGCCCCTCCGGGGGACTGTGCGCCTACCTCGGCGTCAACGGCTCGGGCGACCCCGGCGTGGTCTACGGCGACAACACGAACCTGCTCCAGTACAACAAGTTCAACAACGCCGAGTCGCTGTACAACAACGGCAACAGCTGCAACGTCCGGATCTACTCGGGCACGGGCTACACGGGGTCCAGCTACATCCTCGCCAAGGGCTACTACAACGGCTCGCTGGCGAACACCGTGTACTGGCACAACGTCGCCTCCAACGACTGGTGCGTGTGA